The following proteins come from a genomic window of Candidatus Delongbacteria bacterium:
- a CDS encoding GIY-YIG nuclease family protein — protein sequence MKNYYVYILTNWNNAVIYIGITNNLERRVYEHKNKLIDGFTKKYNVYKLVYYEISNSSISAIEREKEIKKWRREKKNKLVESKNPEWKEIVINS from the coding sequence ATGAAAAATTATTATGTCTATATACTAACCAACTGGAATAATGCGGTTATATATATAGGCATAACAAACAATCTGGAAAGAAGAGTTTATGAACATAAAAACAAACTAATTGATGGTTTTACAAAAAAGTATAATGTATATAAACTTGTATATTATGAAATCTCAAACAGTTCAATTTCTGCAATAGAAAGAGAAAAAGAGATTAAAAAATGGAGAAGGGAAAAGAAAAATAAATTGGTTGAAAGCAAAAATCCTGAATGGAAGGAAATTGTTATAAATAGTTAA